A region from the Campylobacter blaseri genome encodes:
- the fumC gene encoding class II fumarate hydratase, giving the protein MKYRIEKDTMGEVQVPEERYWAAQTQRSFNNFKIGTEKMPPELIKAFAKLKRALAKVNNDLGKLDKDKANAIISACDEIIEGKLSGEFPLAIWQTGSGTQTNMNLNEVIANRATEIMGGNFREKRLVHPNDHVNMGQSSNDTFPTAMHIVAIEELADKLIPSLEKLLEVFKKKEADFEKIVKIGRTHLQDATPLTLGQEFSGYRAMFEHSLSHIKSSMESLRELAIGGTAVGTGINAHPELGKRVSDELSKLTGKKFISSPNKFHSLTSHDAIVFTSGALKGLAANLFKIVNDIRWLASGPRCGLGEINIPENEPGSSIMPGKVNPTQAEAVTMVVAQVFGNDTAIAFGASQGNFELNVFKPMIIFNFLQSIRLLTDAMDSFRVHCAEGITPNLEKIDYNLHNSLMLVTALNPYIGYENAAKVAKTAHKDRSSLKEAAVKLGLLTAEEFDKYVVPEEMVHPNR; this is encoded by the coding sequence ATGAAATACCGTATAGAAAAAGACACAATGGGCGAAGTTCAAGTTCCAGAAGAGAGATATTGGGCAGCTCAAACTCAAAGAAGTTTTAACAACTTTAAAATTGGAACAGAAAAAATGCCACCTGAGCTTATCAAGGCTTTTGCCAAACTAAAAAGAGCTTTAGCAAAAGTTAATAATGATTTAGGAAAACTAGATAAAGATAAGGCAAATGCCATTATAAGTGCTTGTGATGAGATTATAGAGGGAAAACTAAGTGGAGAATTTCCACTTGCGATTTGGCAAACAGGTAGCGGAACTCAAACAAATATGAATCTAAATGAGGTAATTGCTAACCGTGCCACTGAAATAATGGGTGGAAATTTTAGAGAAAAAAGACTTGTTCATCCAAATGACCATGTAAATATGGGTCAAAGCTCAAACGATACTTTTCCAACTGCTATGCACATAGTAGCCATAGAAGAGCTTGCAGATAAGTTAATTCCAAGTTTAGAAAAACTTTTAGAGGTATTTAAGAAAAAAGAGGCTGATTTTGAAAAAATTGTTAAAATTGGAAGAACTCACTTGCAAGATGCAACGCCTTTAACTTTAGGTCAAGAATTTAGCGGCTACCGCGCTATGTTTGAACACTCTTTATCTCATATAAAATCTTCAATGGAAAGTTTAAGAGAGCTTGCTATAGGTGGAACTGCTGTTGGAACAGGGATTAACGCACATCCTGAGCTTGGTAAAAGAGTAAGCGATGAGCTAAGCAAACTTACAGGTAAAAAGTTCATAAGTTCACCAAACAAATTTCACTCTCTAACATCACATGATGCTATAGTTTTTACTAGTGGCGCTTTAAAAGGACTTGCTGCGAATTTATTTAAAATAGTAAATGATATTAGATGGTTAGCAAGTGGCCCAAGATGTGGTTTAGGTGAGATTAATATCCCTGAAAACGAACCAGGAAGCTCTATAATGCCAGGAAAAGTTAATCCAACTCAAGCAGAAGCTGTAACGATGGTGGTTGCACAAGTTTTTGGAAATGATACTGCTATAGCATTTGGTGCTAGTCAAGGAAACTTTGAACTTAATGTATTTAAACCTATGATTATATTTAATTTCTTGCAATCAATAAGGCTTTTAACTGACGCTATGGATAGTTTTAGAGTTCATTGTGCTGAGGGAATTACTCCAAATTTAGAAAAGATTGATTATAACTTACATAACTCCTTAATGCTTGTAACTGCACTAAATCCTTATATAGGTTATGAAAATGCTGCAAAAGTTGCAAAAACAGCTCACAAAGATAGATCAAGCCTTAAAGAAGCGGCGGTAAAATTAGGACTTCTAACAGCTGAAGAATTTGATAAATATGTAGTTCCAGAAGAAATGGTTCATCCAAACAGATAA